The region GCGACAGCTCGAACGCCGTGATGGCGTGCGTGCTGCCCGACGACGTCGTGATCTCCAGCGTCAGGTCCTGATCGGCCAGTTCCGGCAGGGCCGCGCCGTAGCGCCGCTTGACGTTCTCGGCCTCCTCGGCCGGGATCTTCAGGATCTGCGAGAGGTCCGCCGTGACGTGATCCCCACCGATCGGAATGCACGCCGAGTGCGCGAGGTTCCCGCGTTTGAACACCGCCACGTCGGTCGTGCCGCCGCCCATGTCCACCACGATGACCGTCTGCGCCTGCTCGGCGGCCTCCAGGGTCGCCAGGCCGCTGGCCAGCGCGTGCAGCGCGAAGCCCTCGACGCGCAGCCCCGCCTCCTGCACGCAGCGGCGCAGGTTCAGCAGCGGTCCCGCCGTCCCGGCCACGATGTGCACGTCCACTTCCAGGCGCACGCCGTGCATGCCGACCGGGTTCTTGATACCCTCCTGACCGTCCACGACGTACTCCTGCGGGAGGGTGTGGATGATCTCCAGGTTGGGGTCGAGCGGCACCGCGCGGGCGTTCTCGATGGCGCGGTCCACGTCGCCCTGACCGATTTCCTGGTTGCGGCGGATCGCGGCCAGCCCGTGGCTGGTGATGGCCTTGGCGTGGTTGCCCGCGACGGTGACGTACACGGACTCGACCTTCACGCCGCTGACCCGCTCGGCACTCTGGACGGACTGCTTGATGGCGTGCGTGGCCCGCTCGAGGTTCACGACCGAGCCGCGCTTCATGCCCTCGCTGGGCACGGTGCCCTCACCGATGATGTCGACACTGCCGTTCGGACCGACCTCGCCGATCACGGTCGTAATTTTCGTGGTCCCGATGTCCAGGCCAACGATGATGCTGTTCTCTTTCATTCCTGGACGCTCACCCCCCAGGGGTAGATGTAGATGTCACGGTCTGGATACATGCTGATGCTCCCAGCATACTTCACGAGGGCGTTCAGGTCGCCACTCCAGACCGAGCCGGTCTTGAGTTTCACGCGCACGCCCGACGGCGTGTACGTGACCGTCTGCACAGTGTAGCGGCCCAGGGTGTCGAGCAGGTGCAGGACTTCCGGCAGCCGGTCAGGGCCCCACCCCCGGATGAGGGGCAGGGCGCCCGTCCCCGCAGCGCCCGGCAGGACCGTCCCGTCGCGGGCCACCGCCACGACCTCCCCGGTGCGGCGCTGCCAGCGGGCGCGCGGAGTGCGTTCGGTCACGGCAATCGCCACGCGGTCCGGGAAGGTGCGCGTGACCACCGCCGACTGCACCCACGGACTGTCCAGCAGCCCCCGCGCGCGCCACGTGCCGTAGTACAGCCAGCCGAAGGTACCGTCCAGTCCTGCCAGTGCCTGCACCCGCGCCTCACTCAGGCGGACGTTGCCGCTGACGGTGACCGTATTGACGGGCAGCGCAAACCACGCGCCCACCCCGGCCCCCACCACGAGCACCGCCGCCAGGGCCGCCCACAGGGGACGGCGCGAGCGGCGGCGCGGGGCAGGTTCAGCAAGAGATTCAGCAGCGTCAGCTCCGGACGGCGCAGGGTCCGGCACGGCATCCGGAGCCGGATCGTGACCCGGAACAGCAGGGCCGGTCCCGGAACCGGTCGGCGAGGATGCGGGCGGCACGCGGCGGTTCAGGGGGCGCTGCGGCCCGCTCACGCGTTCCCCGGCGCGGGCCACAGTTCGTACTCCAGTTCCATCGGCACCGGGACGCGCTCGCGGATCAGGCCCAGCAGCGCGTGCACGTCCGCGGCGGTCGCGCCGCCCAGATTCACGATGAAGTTCGCGTGTTCCGGCGCGATCAGTGCGTTGCCCACACGGGAACCCTTCAGGCCCGCCTCGTCGATCAGCTTCCCGGCGCTCACGCCGCCCGGGTTCTTGAACGCGCAGCCCGGCGTCTTCATCTTCGGCTGGCCCTTGCGGGCCTGATCCGCGAAGTCCATCTTCGCCAGGACCTCTTCGGGCGCGGCGCGGCGCAGTTTCAGGCGCACGCGGGTCACGATGTGGTTGCGCGGAATACCGCTGTCGCGGTAGCCCCAGTTCAGGTCGTCCGGCGTGACCTGCCGCAGCCCTTCGGGCGTGACGATCTCCAGGGTGTGCAGGCCGTCGAACATCTCGCCGTAGCGGGTCCCGGCGTTCATCCACACCGCGCCGCCCACCTGCGCCGGAATGCCGACGGTGCCCTCCAGGCCGCTCAGGCCCAGCTTCTGCAGCTGCCGGATCAGGCCGGGCAGGGGCACGCCGCCGCCCACCCAGCCGGTCACGACCCAGGGGTCCTCGCTCAGGTGCGGGTCCGGCGTCAGGTCCCGCTCGGCCAGCGGGCCGCTCAGGCGGATCACGCGTTCCGGGACGCCCTCGTCGGCGATCACGAGGTTGCTGCCGCCCCCCAGGATGCGGTAGGGCTGCGCCATGGCTTCCTGCAGCTGCTCGTGCGTCTCGACGAACCACACCTCGGCCTCGCCGCCCACGCCCAGCGTCGTGAAGCGCGACAGGGGCAGCCGCTCCACGCGCGCGCCCGTGCGGCTGAACGTGGCGGTCACAGCGTCCCCACCAGTTCGCGCGACAGTTTCCACACGTCGCCCGCGCCCATCGTGACGATCAGGTCGCCGGGTCCGGCCGTCTCGCGCAGCACGCGCAGCACCTCGGCGCGGTCAGGCAGGTAGTGCACGCCCGCGTGACCCCCGGCGCTCATGCGGTCGCTGATCAGCGTCGCGTGGATGCCGGGAATGGGCGGCTCGCTGGCCGCCGCGATGTCCAGCAGCAGGACCTCGTCCGCGTCCATCA is a window of Deinococcus grandis DNA encoding:
- a CDS encoding cell division protein FtsQ/DivIB, whose translation is MPDPAPSGADAAESLAEPAPRRRSRRPLWAALAAVLVVGAGVGAWFALPVNTVTVSGNVRLSEARVQALAGLDGTFGWLYYGTWRARGLLDSPWVQSAVVTRTFPDRVAIAVTERTPRARWQRRTGEVVAVARDGTVLPGAAGTGALPLIRGWGPDRLPEVLHLLDTLGRYTVQTVTYTPSGVRVKLKTGSVWSGDLNALVKYAGSISMYPDRDIYIYPWGVSVQE
- a CDS encoding UDP-N-acetylmuramate dehydrogenase; this translates as MTATFSRTGARVERLPLSRFTTLGVGGEAEVWFVETHEQLQEAMAQPYRILGGGSNLVIADEGVPERVIRLSGPLAERDLTPDPHLSEDPWVVTGWVGGGVPLPGLIRQLQKLGLSGLEGTVGIPAQVGGAVWMNAGTRYGEMFDGLHTLEIVTPEGLRQVTPDDLNWGYRDSGIPRNHIVTRVRLKLRRAAPEEVLAKMDFADQARKGQPKMKTPGCAFKNPGGVSAGKLIDEAGLKGSRVGNALIAPEHANFIVNLGGATAADVHALLGLIRERVPVPMELEYELWPAPGNA
- the ftsA gene encoding cell division protein FtsA, which encodes MKENSIIVGLDIGTTKITTVIGEVGPNGSVDIIGEGTVPSEGMKRGSVVNLERATHAIKQSVQSAERVSGVKVESVYVTVAGNHAKAITSHGLAAIRRNQEIGQGDVDRAIENARAVPLDPNLEIIHTLPQEYVVDGQEGIKNPVGMHGVRLEVDVHIVAGTAGPLLNLRRCVQEAGLRVEGFALHALASGLATLEAAEQAQTVIVVDMGGGTTDVAVFKRGNLAHSACIPIGGDHVTADLSQILKIPAEEAENVKRRYGAALPELADQDLTLEITTSSGSTHAITAFELSRIIKPRLAEIFGMIRDEIDQTLGPVELVANGVILTGGAALLRGTPELARDRFRLPVRVGRPRGIGGLTDIVSGPGHAGSVGLVLYGMAEDGRLPHLVYGDMAPAGAPAAPQVTAPAPTTPEVPEVRAAPAPREQSREKDKQGPSLTERMRNWFKDWM